In one Balaenoptera musculus isolate JJ_BM4_2016_0621 chromosome 20, mBalMus1.pri.v3, whole genome shotgun sequence genomic region, the following are encoded:
- the TMEM106A gene encoding transmembrane protein 106A, with protein sequence MGETFSQLGSRENENKSILSPDPAFGSKAASYSSTTSSKPFCSCVPCERAAGVSFVTCPTCQGSGEIPRELEKQLVALIPYGDQRLKPRHTKLFVFLAVFICLVTSSLIVFFLFPRTIAVQPVGLNSSTVTVDEADIHLNITVGGCLCPWAPTPPSWQHSSVALVQCSHPGHR encoded by the exons ATGGGTGAGACATTCTCCCAGCTGGGCTCTCGGGAGAATGAGAACAAGTCGATCCTGTCCCCCGACCCAGCCTTTGGCAGCAAGGCTGCCAGCTACTCCAGCACCACCAGCAGCAAGCCTTTTTGTTCCTGTGTGCCTTGTGAAAGGGCTGCTGGTGTCAGCTTTGTGACTTGTCCCACCTGCCAGGGCAGTGGGGAGATCCCTCGAG AACTAGAGAAGCAGCTGGTGGCCCTCATCCCCTATGGGGACCAGAGGCTGAAGCCCAGGCACAC GAAGCTCTTCGTGTTCCTGGCAGTGTTCATCTGCCTGGTGACCTCCTCCCTCATCGTCTTTTTCCTGTTTCCCCGGACTATCGCCGTGCAGCCTGTAGGCCTCAACTCCTCCACGGTGACTGTTGACGAGGCCGATATCCACCTCAATATAACGGTGGGTGGGTGCCTGTGCCCCTGGGCTCCGACCCCACCTTCCTGGCAACACTCCTCTGTAGCCCTTGTCCAGTGTTCTCACCCTGGGCATCGGTAG